Proteins encoded together in one Anaerobaca lacustris window:
- a CDS encoding right-handed parallel beta-helix repeat-containing protein, whose protein sequence is MRRGVGSSLLLHIGIVLLVRICCIAADVAPAPAHDVVPHEGRPIHAAPSWFPEAPPLPPPSGEVIVAATVEELFAAVERVGPGGTVLLADGHYKLLRPVVLTGKTNITMRSAAGDPIRVVLSGRGWDSEARGDDILHIGRCEGVTLADLTFADCRSYGVKVEAENGPKDVHIYNCRFRDIGVRAIKGSAGQDPSVRAVRGSVRYCRFENTRVPPADWLFGGDYISAIDMMALEDWTFSDNVFRNIKGRNGGGRAAIFLWVRSRRVTVERNLMIDCDRGVAFGNPGQSTANIDGRAPAYVSDGIIRNNFIAGGPDCGIELWYAEGVKIYHNSIWRPERNWQRGIRIGTGTNRTEIANNLVHGEIRFEGGQAELRDNLSGRLDGYFADPQSGDLRLTPSATGAIDQGVSLPDVTEDIRRRPRDGRVDLGAWEFDKQQGK, encoded by the coding sequence ATGCGACGTGGCGTGGGATCGAGCTTGTTGCTGCATATCGGAATCGTCCTATTGGTGCGCATCTGTTGTATTGCGGCAGATGTCGCCCCCGCCCCCGCACACGATGTCGTTCCGCACGAGGGTCGGCCCATCCATGCGGCTCCGTCCTGGTTTCCCGAGGCCCCGCCGCTTCCGCCGCCTTCCGGGGAGGTGATCGTCGCGGCGACGGTCGAAGAGCTGTTTGCCGCCGTGGAGCGCGTCGGACCGGGCGGCACGGTCCTCCTGGCCGATGGCCATTACAAGCTGCTCCGTCCGGTCGTCCTCACGGGCAAGACGAACATCACCATGCGCAGCGCCGCCGGCGACCCGATCCGAGTCGTCCTCTCCGGCCGGGGCTGGGACAGCGAAGCCCGAGGGGATGATATCCTCCACATTGGCCGATGCGAGGGAGTCACCCTGGCCGATCTGACTTTCGCGGACTGTCGTTCCTACGGCGTCAAAGTGGAGGCCGAAAACGGGCCGAAGGACGTCCACATCTACAATTGCCGGTTCCGGGACATCGGCGTGCGCGCGATCAAGGGCTCGGCGGGCCAGGACCCCAGCGTCCGTGCTGTACGGGGCTCGGTCCGGTATTGCCGTTTCGAGAATACCCGGGTCCCGCCGGCCGACTGGCTCTTCGGGGGCGATTACATTTCGGCGATCGACATGATGGCGCTGGAGGACTGGACCTTCAGCGACAACGTCTTTCGCAACATCAAGGGCCGCAACGGCGGCGGACGCGCGGCCATCTTTCTTTGGGTGCGCTCGCGTCGCGTGACGGTGGAACGCAATCTCATGATCGATTGCGATCGAGGCGTGGCCTTCGGCAACCCCGGTCAATCCACGGCCAACATCGACGGCCGGGCACCGGCCTACGTGTCCGACGGGATCATTCGCAACAACTTCATCGCCGGCGGTCCCGATTGCGGGATCGAGTTGTGGTACGCTGAGGGCGTCAAGATATACCACAACAGCATCTGGCGGCCCGAGCGGAACTGGCAGCGAGGCATCCGCATCGGGACTGGAACGAACCGCACCGAGATCGCCAACAACCTCGTGCATGGCGAGATTCGGTTCGAAGGCGGGCAGGCCGAGCTTCGAGACAACCTGTCCGGTCGGTTGGACGGCTACTTCGCCGATCCGCAATCAGGTGACCTGAGGCTCACGCCGTCAGCCACTGGGGCCATCGACCAAGGCGTGTCCCTGCCCGATGTCACCGAAGATATCCGACGGCGGCCGCGTGACGGCCGTGTCGACCTCGGCGCGTGGGAATTCGACAAGCAGCAAGGCAAGTAG
- a CDS encoding DUF1015 domain-containing protein gives MEIQPFRAYRFDASVVGDVGDCIAPPYDVIDADQQRQLYEKSPYNIVRITRGKTTSCDDEQHNQYTRAAEYLTQWIQQGALKQDARESIYGYVQDFTIDGVAFERLTFIALGKLEDFGKTVKPHEQVFAKPMLDRLNLKKATAARFGLVFMLYEDPQGVADRILQKTAAQKPVIDFVDDQEVRHRLFVITGKAEIEAIRQMMAQKSCIIADGHHRYTTGLNYWRQSGNPAAAYQMMAFTNLRQQGLVVLATHRVAGSVADFEPQTFLGKLQGRFDLVEFPFTSQDEDKMQARQRMLARMKTLHEEDRVAFGIYMAGGAFRIAVLKDKQLMADAAPGMSEAWRTLDVSVLQKLALEELLGIDEERMGDPDCVEYVKDVPNAIDAIISRIDAGQKQVAFFTNPVKMQQLVAVTDTGERMPHKSTYFFPKMYTGLTIQKL, from the coding sequence ATGGAGATTCAACCGTTTAGGGCGTATCGATTCGATGCCAGCGTCGTGGGCGACGTCGGCGACTGCATCGCCCCGCCATACGACGTCATTGACGCCGATCAGCAGCGGCAACTGTACGAGAAGAGCCCCTATAACATCGTCCGCATCACCAGGGGCAAGACCACCTCCTGCGACGACGAGCAGCACAACCAGTACACCCGTGCCGCCGAGTACCTGACGCAATGGATCCAGCAGGGCGCTCTCAAGCAGGACGCGAGGGAAAGCATTTACGGCTACGTCCAGGACTTCACGATCGATGGTGTCGCGTTTGAGCGTCTGACGTTCATCGCTCTGGGCAAGCTCGAAGACTTCGGCAAAACCGTCAAGCCTCACGAGCAGGTGTTCGCCAAGCCGATGCTCGACCGGCTCAACCTCAAGAAGGCCACAGCGGCTCGGTTCGGCCTGGTCTTCATGCTCTACGAAGACCCCCAGGGCGTCGCGGACCGAATCCTCCAGAAGACCGCCGCCCAGAAGCCGGTGATCGATTTCGTCGACGATCAGGAGGTGCGCCACCGGCTCTTCGTCATCACCGGTAAGGCGGAGATCGAGGCCATCCGCCAGATGATGGCCCAGAAGAGCTGCATCATCGCCGACGGACACCACCGCTACACAACGGGACTGAACTACTGGCGGCAGAGCGGAAACCCGGCAGCCGCATATCAGATGATGGCATTCACCAATCTGCGCCAGCAGGGCCTCGTGGTTTTGGCGACACATCGCGTCGCTGGAAGTGTCGCCGACTTCGAACCGCAGACGTTTCTCGGGAAGCTTCAGGGCAGGTTCGATCTCGTCGAGTTTCCGTTCACCTCCCAAGACGAGGACAAGATGCAGGCCCGGCAGAGAATGCTGGCCAGGATGAAAACCCTGCACGAAGAGGACCGGGTCGCGTTCGGGATCTACATGGCCGGCGGCGCGTTTCGCATCGCCGTCCTCAAGGACAAGCAGCTCATGGCGGATGCGGCGCCCGGGATGAGCGAGGCCTGGCGGACGCTCGACGTCTCGGTGCTCCAGAAGCTGGCCCTGGAGGAACTGCTCGGCATTGACGAGGAGCGCATGGGCGATCCCGACTGCGTCGAATACGTCAAGGACGTGCCCAACGCCATCGATGCCATTATCTCGCGCATCGACGCCGGACAGAAGCAGGTCGCGTTCTTTACGAACCCCGTCAAGATGCAGCAGCTCGTCGCCGTCACCGACACCGGCGAGCGCATGCCCCATAAATCGACGTATTTCTTCCCCAAAATGTATACCGGTTTGACGATTCAGAAACTCTAA
- a CDS encoding metallophosphoesterase family protein, protein MHASAKVLASLPALVLFVVATCGAQSGPQGKPSLKFNDRGQFKIVQFTDLHLKEGNEEDGKTIALMAEVLDAEKPQLVVLTGDVLGAAKQVRETMELCAGPMVERRIPWAMTLGNHDDEGTDDRRGLMDVITSLPYSVSQHGPKDITGVGNHILPVYSADGREKKWILYLLDSNAYPPEKSLGKYDWIRVDQVDWYRRTSKELTAQRGGRPYPALAFFHIPLPEYEQALAAGNANLVGNRHEKVCCPEINSGFFAAMLECGDIKGTFVGHDHVNDYEATLHGIRLIYGRATGFSAYGRDGFPRGGRIILIEADKETFTTWIRMENGNTVQYQ, encoded by the coding sequence ATGCACGCATCAGCCAAAGTCCTCGCTTCGCTGCCGGCTCTCGTTCTGTTTGTCGTCGCGACGTGCGGCGCTCAGTCCGGTCCGCAGGGGAAACCATCGTTGAAGTTCAACGATCGGGGACAGTTCAAAATCGTCCAATTCACCGACCTTCACCTGAAGGAGGGCAACGAAGAAGACGGCAAGACCATCGCGCTGATGGCAGAGGTGCTCGATGCGGAGAAGCCGCAGCTCGTCGTGCTGACCGGCGACGTCCTGGGTGCGGCCAAGCAGGTGCGAGAGACGATGGAGCTGTGTGCCGGGCCTATGGTGGAGCGACGCATCCCGTGGGCGATGACCCTTGGCAACCATGACGACGAGGGGACCGACGACCGTCGGGGCCTGATGGACGTCATCACATCCTTGCCATACTCGGTGTCCCAGCACGGTCCAAAGGACATCACCGGCGTAGGCAACCACATCCTGCCCGTATATTCGGCTGACGGTCGGGAGAAGAAGTGGATTCTCTATCTTCTGGACTCGAACGCCTACCCGCCCGAGAAATCGCTGGGCAAATATGACTGGATTCGCGTCGATCAGGTCGACTGGTACCGCCGAACGTCAAAGGAACTGACGGCCCAACGTGGAGGCCGCCCCTACCCTGCACTCGCCTTCTTCCATATCCCCCTGCCGGAATACGAGCAGGCCCTGGCCGCTGGCAATGCGAACCTCGTGGGCAACCGACACGAAAAGGTGTGCTGTCCGGAAATCAACTCGGGGTTCTTCGCGGCCATGCTCGAATGCGGCGACATCAAGGGAACGTTCGTCGGGCACGACCACGTCAACGATTACGAGGCGACGCTCCACGGCATTCGGCTGATCTACGGCCGAGCGACCGGCTTCAGCGCCTACGGCCGCGATGGCTTCCCCCGGGGAGGCCGCATCATCCTCATCGAGGCTGACAAGGAGACATTCACAACCTGGATTCGCATGGAAAACGGCAATACAGTACAATACCAGTAG
- a CDS encoding PQQ-binding-like beta-propeller repeat protein: MKRTTVVGMLTGTLILAVAAQAGDCPRFRGPQGDGVFPETGLAKQWPQDGPKLAWSADGLGPGYSSAVVVDGTVYVTGMDDQNQGVLYALGEDGARKWKVAYGPEFVRTGPAPTGTRGTPTVDGDRVFVMTGFTQLVILDANKGRAVKIIDLLERFGAEPARFGFAESVLVDGRRVICTPGGPDASLVALDRDTGETIWQTKGLGEPSGYCSARLVSHDGRMLVLTMLANSVVAVDAGSGEVVWQHEYPHRAAVQPNPPLYADGMVYVASGMGTGGAMLPLVQAGVAARWTDKTLDCQMQGTVLLDGHIYGTAQSGNRGLVCLDWKTGQVRWNAPETKMGVVVAADGMLYVYTQDGTMILVQPSPDGYKPVSQFTISAGTDEHWAHPTIANGRLYVRRGDTLLVYDVRSGS, encoded by the coding sequence ATGAAGAGGACGACGGTTGTTGGCATGCTCACAGGGACCTTGATTCTGGCCGTGGCGGCTCAGGCAGGGGATTGCCCTCGTTTTCGCGGGCCGCAGGGCGATGGGGTGTTTCCTGAGACGGGTCTGGCCAAGCAGTGGCCTCAGGACGGGCCGAAGCTGGCATGGTCGGCCGATGGGCTGGGGCCGGGCTATTCTTCGGCGGTCGTTGTCGATGGGACGGTCTACGTGACCGGAATGGACGACCAGAACCAGGGTGTCCTGTATGCTCTCGGAGAGGATGGCGCCCGAAAGTGGAAGGTGGCCTACGGCCCGGAATTCGTCCGGACGGGACCCGCTCCGACAGGAACGCGCGGCACGCCGACGGTGGATGGCGACCGGGTCTTCGTCATGACGGGCTTCACCCAATTGGTCATCCTCGACGCCAACAAGGGCCGGGCGGTCAAGATCATCGATCTGCTGGAGCGATTCGGGGCCGAGCCGGCGCGGTTTGGCTTCGCCGAGTCGGTCCTGGTCGATGGGCGCAGGGTGATCTGCACCCCCGGCGGCCCCGATGCGTCGCTGGTGGCCCTGGACCGCGACACGGGCGAGACGATCTGGCAGACCAAGGGACTCGGCGAGCCGTCCGGCTACTGCTCTGCAAGGCTGGTCAGCCATGACGGCCGGATGCTGGTCCTGACGATGCTGGCCAACAGCGTGGTCGCCGTCGACGCCGGCTCGGGCGAGGTCGTCTGGCAGCATGAGTATCCGCACCGCGCGGCCGTCCAGCCCAATCCACCACTCTACGCTGACGGCATGGTCTACGTCGCCTCCGGGATGGGCACGGGCGGCGCCATGCTGCCGCTGGTCCAGGCCGGCGTAGCCGCCAGGTGGACGGACAAGACGCTGGACTGCCAGATGCAGGGCACCGTCCTGCTCGACGGCCACATCTACGGCACCGCCCAGAGCGGCAACCGGGGCTTGGTCTGCCTGGACTGGAAGACAGGCCAGGTGAGATGGAATGCTCCGGAAACCAAGATGGGGGTGGTCGTGGCCGCCGACGGCATGCTCTACGTCTATACGCAGGACGGGACGATGATTCTCGTCCAGCCGAGCCCGGACGGATACAAACCGGTGAGCCAGTTCACCATCTCAGCCGGGACGGACGAACACTGGGCCCACCCGACGATCGCCAACGGCCGGCTGTACGTCCGCCGGGGCGATACGCTGCTGGTCTACGACGTCCGTTCCGGATCGTAG
- a CDS encoding pyridoxal-phosphate-dependent aminotransferase family protein encodes MPDWKNPPRLFIPGPVKVDDDVLQQLARPTLGHRGKEYAQLHGETVEMLKKILFTEQNVFLCTCSGSGLWEAAIRNCVAPDETILATCCGAFSDKWAEVAEMCGRKVDRLKVEWGQPTTAEQIDAKLSAGKYAAITLVYNETSTGLTNPVYEISKMMKAKYPDVLVFVDAVSGLIGLPMHFDELGWDVGFASVQKAFAMPPGFTVAAVSNRAVEKSKSVPDRGYYFDFVQWAKSAAKSQTLVTPSIPHIAALHYQCEKLVKEGMENVWARHKEMGEFVRGWARKSFEVFCEEKYASNTLTTVKNTRGIVVADVIKAVQEKHNTVFGNGYGQLKDKTFRIAHMGDITLADVKELCGWIDEAIG; translated from the coding sequence ATGCCAGATTGGAAGAACCCACCGAGACTTTTCATCCCCGGCCCTGTCAAAGTCGATGACGATGTCCTCCAGCAGCTTGCCCGGCCCACACTCGGGCACCGCGGCAAGGAGTACGCCCAGCTTCACGGCGAGACCGTCGAGATGCTCAAGAAGATCCTCTTCACCGAACAGAACGTGTTCCTGTGCACGTGCAGCGGCTCGGGTCTCTGGGAAGCCGCCATCCGCAACTGCGTGGCGCCCGACGAGACCATCCTGGCGACATGCTGCGGCGCCTTCAGCGACAAGTGGGCGGAAGTCGCGGAGATGTGCGGGCGCAAGGTGGATCGGCTGAAGGTCGAGTGGGGCCAGCCCACAACCGCCGAACAGATCGATGCGAAGCTGTCGGCGGGCAAGTACGCCGCCATCACGCTGGTGTATAACGAGACGAGCACGGGCCTGACCAATCCCGTCTACGAGATCAGCAAGATGATGAAGGCCAAGTACCCCGACGTACTGGTCTTCGTCGATGCGGTCAGCGGTCTGATCGGCCTGCCCATGCACTTCGACGAACTGGGCTGGGACGTGGGGTTCGCCTCGGTACAGAAGGCCTTTGCCATGCCCCCGGGGTTCACCGTCGCCGCCGTCAGCAACCGAGCCGTCGAGAAGAGCAAGAGCGTGCCCGATCGCGGTTACTACTTCGATTTCGTGCAATGGGCCAAGTCGGCCGCCAAGAGCCAGACCCTCGTGACGCCAAGCATCCCGCACATCGCGGCGTTGCACTACCAGTGCGAGAAGCTCGTAAAAGAGGGTATGGAGAACGTCTGGGCCCGGCACAAGGAGATGGGCGAGTTCGTTCGGGGCTGGGCCCGAAAGAGCTTCGAGGTCTTCTGCGAGGAGAAATACGCGTCCAATACGCTGACCACGGTGAAGAACACGCGCGGGATCGTCGTGGCTGACGTGATCAAGGCCGTTCAGGAGAAACACAACACCGTGTTCGGAAACGGCTACGGCCAGCTCAAGGACAAGACCTTCCGCATCGCGCACATGGGCGACATCACCCTGGCGGACGTGAAGGAGTTGTGCGGCTGGATCGACGAGGCGATCGGCTAA
- a CDS encoding PQQ-binding-like beta-propeller repeat protein codes for MSRSSRLFLWTSSCTLFLAPTAGLAADWPQWRGPNRDGKSADTGLLKQWPENGPPLAWKIDNLGGGDASPAVAAGRIFIMSNRGDEEVVRALSEKDGSEIWVTPLGPAFQQRASQGREGPGCTPTVDGERLYVEGLGGNVACLQVADGKVLWQRSLTDEFGGRVPMWSYRESPLVDGDKVIVTPGGPDAILVALNKLTGETVWKSKLPDSPAGESEAPGGFGGGRGGRGGRPGGFGGGGGAAYASPIAIDFDGQRQYVQLTANALIGVAASDGKFLWRYDRPANRVGINCATPLYHDGMVFASSAYGGGSGLVKLITDADGSVRTEEVYATTDMQNHHGGMVLLDGYLYGASGGNEGGALICLDFKTGKVLWDQRDSVGRRAKGSLALADGLLYYRMEDGTVCLIEPNPKQYTERGRFQQPDRTRLPAWAHPVVANGRLYIRDQDVLFCYDVKAK; via the coding sequence ATGAGTAGGTCATCTCGATTGTTTCTGTGGACCAGCAGTTGCACGCTGTTTCTTGCCCCAACGGCCGGTCTGGCTGCCGACTGGCCGCAATGGCGCGGGCCGAACCGGGACGGCAAGTCCGCAGACACGGGCCTTCTCAAGCAATGGCCTGAGAACGGTCCCCCGCTTGCCTGGAAGATCGACAATCTCGGCGGGGGCGATGCCAGCCCGGCCGTTGCCGCCGGGCGGATCTTCATCATGAGCAATCGCGGCGATGAGGAAGTGGTCCGGGCCCTGTCCGAAAAGGACGGCAGTGAAATCTGGGTGACGCCGCTTGGACCGGCCTTTCAGCAGCGGGCATCCCAGGGAAGAGAAGGGCCGGGATGCACGCCGACGGTCGATGGCGAACGCCTCTATGTCGAGGGATTGGGGGGCAATGTCGCTTGTCTGCAGGTCGCGGACGGCAAGGTCCTTTGGCAGCGCAGCCTGACAGACGAATTTGGCGGGCGCGTACCCATGTGGAGCTACCGCGAGTCGCCGCTGGTTGATGGCGACAAAGTCATCGTCACCCCCGGCGGCCCGGATGCGATCCTGGTGGCCCTGAACAAATTGACCGGCGAGACTGTCTGGAAGAGCAAGTTACCTGATAGCCCGGCCGGTGAATCTGAAGCGCCAGGTGGCTTTGGCGGTGGTCGAGGAGGTCGAGGCGGTCGTCCAGGCGGTTTCGGCGGTGGTGGTGGAGCGGCCTACGCATCACCGATCGCTATCGACTTCGACGGGCAGCGCCAGTACGTGCAACTGACCGCCAACGCACTGATCGGAGTCGCGGCATCCGACGGCAAGTTCCTCTGGCGATATGACCGACCCGCCAACCGCGTGGGGATCAATTGTGCGACGCCGCTGTACCATGATGGTATGGTATTCGCCTCCTCCGCCTATGGCGGAGGCAGCGGGCTGGTCAAGCTGATCACGGATGCCGATGGCTCCGTCAGGACCGAGGAAGTCTATGCCACAACCGACATGCAGAACCATCACGGTGGCATGGTCCTTTTAGACGGCTACCTCTACGGCGCCAGCGGCGGCAATGAGGGCGGCGCCCTCATCTGTCTCGACTTCAAGACAGGCAAGGTTCTGTGGGACCAGCGAGACAGCGTTGGCCGTCGCGCGAAAGGCTCACTGGCCCTGGCCGACGGCCTGCTCTACTATCGCATGGAGGACGGCACTGTGTGCCTGATCGAACCGAACCCGAAGCAGTACACCGAGCGCGGTCGCTTCCAACAGCCCGACCGCACTCGCCTGCCGGCCTGGGCGCATCCGGTCGTTGCCAACGGCAGACTGTACATCCGCGATCAGGATGTCTTGTTCTGCTACGACGTCAAGGCGAAGTAA
- a CDS encoding PQQ-binding-like beta-propeller repeat protein, translated as MKATLMLTAAVAMVTAGSGLAADWPQYLGPARNSTSSEKGLLRSWPENGPQVLWTVPVGIGYGGPVVKDSRVYLLDRVDKVGDNLRCFDLSSGEELWSFAYDAPGRVMFPGSRSVPIVDNDHVYSCGGFGDLYCIDINTHKPVWHKNVWKDFGGDRLPIWAITQNPLIYGDLLIIASQAPEAGVVAYHKRTGDVVWKTPNLGNETYVSPAVVRIDGQDHVVMVTSSTNRIGHPELEDALGNVVGIEPLTGKILWKYSNWNCHISVPSAVDAGDNKVLIVGGYELGATMIKVEKQADGSYGTTELFTTEEFGDQTKPPILHNGCFYAQYGTNRRRDGLVCMSMDGEILWKTRRSPDFNKGSMILVDGLILATDGTKALYLIEPDPSGFKALASAELLGEAGTDGEGIAARVGGRTQNWAPIALSEGKLLIRDQSRMKCVRVAQ; from the coding sequence ATGAAAGCGACACTCATGTTAACGGCGGCTGTCGCGATGGTCACGGCCGGCAGCGGTCTGGCGGCCGACTGGCCGCAATATCTGGGACCGGCCAGAAACTCAACTTCGTCGGAAAAAGGACTCTTGCGCTCCTGGCCTGAGAATGGGCCGCAGGTCCTCTGGACTGTTCCTGTTGGCATAGGCTACGGCGGACCTGTGGTCAAAGACAGCAGGGTCTACCTGCTCGACAGGGTTGACAAAGTCGGTGACAACCTTCGGTGTTTTGACCTTTCCAGCGGCGAGGAACTCTGGAGTTTCGCCTACGACGCTCCCGGACGTGTCATGTTCCCCGGCTCGCGCAGTGTGCCGATCGTGGATAACGATCATGTATACTCGTGTGGCGGCTTCGGCGATCTCTATTGCATCGACATCAACACCCACAAGCCCGTCTGGCACAAGAACGTGTGGAAGGACTTCGGCGGCGACAGGCTTCCCATTTGGGCGATCACACAGAACCCCTTGATCTATGGCGATCTTCTCATCATCGCATCGCAAGCGCCGGAGGCGGGTGTAGTGGCCTACCACAAACGCACGGGCGATGTGGTATGGAAGACGCCCAATCTCGGTAACGAAACATATGTCAGTCCGGCCGTCGTGCGAATAGACGGGCAAGACCATGTTGTGATGGTCACTTCCTCTACCAATCGTATCGGACATCCGGAGTTGGAGGATGCCTTGGGGAACGTGGTCGGAATCGAGCCGCTCACGGGAAAGATCCTCTGGAAGTATTCAAACTGGAATTGTCACATCTCGGTGCCGAGTGCGGTGGATGCCGGCGACAACAAAGTACTCATTGTGGGTGGATATGAACTCGGTGCAACGATGATCAAGGTCGAGAAACAGGCCGATGGCAGCTACGGCACAACGGAACTGTTCACGACCGAAGAATTTGGCGATCAAACGAAGCCGCCGATCCTGCACAATGGCTGTTTCTACGCTCAGTACGGAACCAATCGCCGGCGCGACGGCCTGGTGTGCATGAGCATGGACGGCGAGATCCTGTGGAAAACGAGACGTTCGCCCGACTTCAACAAAGGCAGCATGATTCTGGTCGACGGCCTGATCCTGGCGACCGACGGCACGAAGGCGTTGTATCTGATCGAGCCTGACCCGTCCGGATTCAAGGCGCTGGCATCGGCAGAGTTGCTTGGAGAAGCAGGAACCGACGGTGAGGGGATCGCAGCACGAGTGGGAGGCAGAACCCAGAACTGGGCCCCGATCGCCCTCTCCGAAGGCAAGCTCCTGATCCGAGACCAGAGCCGGATGAAGTGTGTCAGAGTTGCTCAGTGA